Below is a genomic region from Sulfitobacter sp. OXR-159.
ATGAGGCGCAGGTCGGTGACAGTGCGGATTACGACAGCGAGGTCCAAAGCATTTGCCCCTTCTGCGGCGTGGGTTGCCAGATTTCGCTGAAGGTGAAGGACAACAAGGTCAAATATGTTGAAGGCATCAACGGCCCGGCGAACGAAGGACGGCTCTGCGTCAAGGGGCGCTTTGGCTTTGACTATATACACCACGATCACCGCCTGACCAAACCGCTGATCCGCCGCGACGATGCGCCCGTTAAGGGGCTGAACGTCGATCCCGGAAACTGGAGCAAGGTGTTTCGCGAGGCCAGTTGGGACGAGGCGTTGGATTTCGCAGCACAGGGCCTCAAGGGGCGCGGGCGCGAGGTGGCGGGCTTTGGCAGTGCGAAATGTACCAATGAGGAAGCCTATCTGTTCCAGAAAATGATCCGTCAGGGCTTTGGCCATAACAACGTCGATCACTGCACGCGGCTGTGTCATGCCTCATCCGTGGCAGCGCTGATGGAGAACGTCGGCTCAGGCGCTGTCACGGCCACCTTCAATGAGATCGAAAATGCCGATGTGGCCATCGTCATCGGCGCGAACCCGGTTGAGAACCACCCCGTCGCCGCGACCTATTTCAAGCAATTCACCAAACGCGGTGGCAAGCTGATCGTGATGGACCCCCGCGGCGTGGGGCTGCGGCGCTTCGCCAGCCATATGCTTCAATTCCGCCCCGGCACCGATGTGTCGATGCTCAATGCGATCATGCATGTGATCGTCGAAGAAGGGCTGTATGACGCGCAATATATCGCGGCCTATACCGAGAATTGGGAGGCCGAAAAGGCGCACCTAAAGGACTTCAGCCCCGAAAGAATCGCCCCGATCTGCGGTATCGAAGCCGAAGTGCTGCGCGATGTGGCGCGGACCTTTGCCCGTGCCAAGGCGGGTATGATCTTCTGGGGTATGGGGGTCAGCCAGCACATCCACGGTACCGACAATTCGCGCTGCTTGATTTCGCTAGCACTGATGACCGGTCATGTCGGCCGCCCCGGCACCGGGCTTCATCCGCTGCGGGGTCAGAACAACGTGCAGGGCGCCTCGGACGCGGGCCTCATTCCGATGTTCTTGCCCGATTACCAGCCGGTGGAGGACGACGGCGTGCGCTCGGCCTTTACCGAGGTCTGGGGCTCGGGCGATTTCAGCGCCGAGAAGGGGCTGACCGTGACCGAGATCATGGACGCGGTGCATGATGGGGGCATCAAGGCGATGTATGTGCTGGGGGAAAACCCGGCGATGTCGGACCCCGATGTCGACCATGCGCGCGCGGCACTTGCCAAGCTTGATCATCTGGTGGTGCAGGACATTTTCCTGACCGAAACGGCGAATTACGCCGATGTGATCCTGCCCGCCTCTGCCTTCGCCGAGAAGACTGGCACGGTGACCAACACCAACCGGCAGGTCCAGATGGGCCGCCCGGCGGTGACGCCCCCGGGGGAGGCGCGCGAGGATTGGTGGATCGAGGTCGAACTAGCGAAGCGGCTGGGCCTTGGCTGGTCCTACGAAAGCCCGGCGGATGTCTTTGCCGAGATGAAGCTGAACATGAAGTCCTTTGACAACATCACATGGGACCGTTTGGCGCGTGAGAATGCTGTGACCTACCCGTCGCTCAGCGAATACGATCCCGGGCAGGCGATTGTCTTTAGCGAGGGTTTCCCGCGGCCCGAAGGCCGTGCCAAATTCACCCCCGCCGCGATCGTGGCCCCTGATGATGTGCCGGATGCAGACTACCCGATGATCCTTACGACAGGACGCCAGTTGGAGCACTGGCATACCGGGTCGATGACGCGGCGCTCCAAGGTCTTGGATGGGCTGGAGCCAGAGGCAAACTGCTCACTTCATCCGTCGACCCTGCGGCGTCTGGGTGTGGCACCGGGTGAACATGTGCGGCTATCCACCAAACGCGGCAGTATCGAGATCATGGCCCGTGAGGACCGCGCCGTGGCCCCTGATATGGTTTTCCTGCCCTTCGCCTATGTCGAGGCCGCGGCGAATATCCTGACAAATCCAGCGGTTGACCCCTACGGCAAGATCCCGGAGTTTAAGTTCTCTGCCGTTAGGGTGGAGGCGGCGAAAGGGGCCGTCGCTGCCGAGTAAGGAAAGTTCTGAAGATGAAGATTGATGCTGCCCGATTTTTGAAAGACCTGCACGACCTGCGTGCCATTGGCGCGGCGGGTGTGGGCAAGGGCGTGGTGCGCCCGGCCTATTCCGCTGCCGATGTGGAGGCGCGGGAATGGCTTGCCGGGCGGATGCGCGATGCGGGGCTGACCGTTGAGGTCGACGCCATGGGTAACCTCTTCGGACTTGCCGAGGGGCCGTCGATCCTGCTGGGATCGCATTCCGACAGCCAGCCCGAAGGCGGCTGGCTTGATGGTGCCTTGGGTGTGATCGCCGCACTTGAAGTGGCCCGCGCAGCACAGGAGGCCGGGGGGGCTGCGGTCTCGGTCGTGTCGTTTCAGGATGAAGAGGGGCGCTTTGGCGTGACCACCGGTTCGACCGTCTGGTCCGGCGCTCTGGATCAGGTGGATGCTGACGGTCTCACCGATCATGCGGGGGTCAGTTTGGCGGAGGCGCGCAAGGCGATGACGGGCATGGTGACCGGCCCGGTCGATCCCGCGCAGTTCACCGGCTATATCGAGCTACACATCGAACAGGGGCCGACGCTGGATGAC
It encodes:
- the fdhF gene encoding formate dehydrogenase subunit alpha, whose product is MSERITFTLDGQTVEAETGMTIWEVANGRGLKIPHLCHKPAPGYRPDGNCRACMVEIEGERVLAASCIREPAEGMVVTTNNARAENARKMVMELLLADQPAQEVAHDKSSHMREMAAQSGVESSRFPKLERDRIPLLDDSHVAMRVNLDACIQCNLCVRACREVQVNDVIGMAGRGHDAYPVFDIDDPMGASTCVACGECVQACPTGALMPATVVDEAQVGDSADYDSEVQSICPFCGVGCQISLKVKDNKVKYVEGINGPANEGRLCVKGRFGFDYIHHDHRLTKPLIRRDDAPVKGLNVDPGNWSKVFREASWDEALDFAAQGLKGRGREVAGFGSAKCTNEEAYLFQKMIRQGFGHNNVDHCTRLCHASSVAALMENVGSGAVTATFNEIENADVAIVIGANPVENHPVAATYFKQFTKRGGKLIVMDPRGVGLRRFASHMLQFRPGTDVSMLNAIMHVIVEEGLYDAQYIAAYTENWEAEKAHLKDFSPERIAPICGIEAEVLRDVARTFARAKAGMIFWGMGVSQHIHGTDNSRCLISLALMTGHVGRPGTGLHPLRGQNNVQGASDAGLIPMFLPDYQPVEDDGVRSAFTEVWGSGDFSAEKGLTVTEIMDAVHDGGIKAMYVLGENPAMSDPDVDHARAALAKLDHLVVQDIFLTETANYADVILPASAFAEKTGTVTNTNRQVQMGRPAVTPPGEAREDWWIEVELAKRLGLGWSYESPADVFAEMKLNMKSFDNITWDRLARENAVTYPSLSEYDPGQAIVFSEGFPRPEGRAKFTPAAIVAPDDVPDADYPMILTTGRQLEHWHTGSMTRRSKVLDGLEPEANCSLHPSTLRRLGVAPGEHVRLSTKRGSIEIMAREDRAVAPDMVFLPFAYVEAAANILTNPAVDPYGKIPEFKFSAVRVEAAKGAVAAE